One Cucurbita pepo subsp. pepo cultivar mu-cu-16 chromosome LG11, ASM280686v2, whole genome shotgun sequence DNA window includes the following coding sequences:
- the LOC111804911 gene encoding U-box domain-containing protein 51-like isoform X2: protein MLGIKLIKIIVEDAGDSENGETDAQQLFVPYRGYCARKGVQLKEVVLDEPDIPKALVDYVHKNCVNNFVVGASTRSALARKFKGPDVPTSVIKIAPEFCSVYVISKGKIISARAALRPVANTAMPPKQPSPLGVQPIALPDSSSEQENGAKGQPAKEGWKCAGSDRMLNERNGGKPAKALTRERPKTSPSNISIENVEVSNRGPRSSFSRDSVSDDNLLNAQMPFGSLDVNAQNLDFSTTSNLSTDSASSQSTRELEAEMKRLKLELKQTMDMYSSACKEAISAKNKARELSQWKQDEARKFEEVRLAEEAALAMAEMEKAKCKAAIEAAEAAQKLAEREAQRRKQAEIKAKREAEEKKRALCALAQNDVRYRKYTIEEIEESTERFSEKLKVGEGGYGPVYVGKLDHTDVAIKVLRPDAAQGRKQFQQEVEVLCSIRHPNMVLLLGACPEYGCLVYEYMQNGSLEDRLFRRGNTPPLSWRRRFKISAEIATALLFLHQAKPDPLVHRDLKPANILLDRNFVSKISDVGLARLVPPSVVDQVTQYHLTSAAGTFCYIDPEYQQTGKLTTKSDIYSFGIMLLQIITAKPPMGLAHHVQRAIEKERFDEMLDPTIPDCPLEEAISFAKLALNCAELRKRDRPDLGTVIVPELNRLRDLGRSSDKRESRSLLLRSSASSSNSRPQSSNEDSTV from the exons ATGTTAGGCATAAAGCTTATCAAAATCATCGTAG AGGACGCGGGCGATTCTGAAAATGGTGAAACTGATGCGCAGCAGCTGTTTGTTCCCTATCGTGGATATTGTGCTCGTAAAGGG GTTCAGCTGAAGGAGGTTGTTCTTGACGAACCTGATATTCCCAAAGCGCTCGTTGACTACGTTCACAAGAATTGTGTCAACAATTTTGTAGTTGGAGCTTCAACAAGGAGTGCTCTAGCAAG GAAATTTAAAGGCCCTGATGTTCCAACCAGCGTAATAAAAATTGCCCCAGAATTTTGTTCTGTGTACGTAATATCAAAAgggaagataatatctgcgaGGGCAGCTCTTCGGCCAGTGGCTAATACTGCCATGCCACCGAAACAACCGTCGCCGCTTGGAGTTCAGCCAATTGCTCTACCAGACAGCAGCAGTGAACAAGAAAACGGAGCCAA AGGGCAACCAGCGAAGGAAGGATGGAAATGTGCAGGTTCAGATAGAATGCTCAACGAAAGAAATGGTGGAAAGCCAGCAAAAGCGTTGACCCGTGAGAGACCGAAAACTTCTCCGTCTAATATATCAATAGAAAATGTAGAGGTTTCGAATCGAGGGCCTAGGTCTTCATTTAGCCGTGATTCAGTCTCTGATGACAATCTGTTGAATGCACAGATGCCTTTTGGTTCATTGGACGTGAATGctcaaaatttagatttcaGTACTACCTCAAATTTGTCAACGGACTCTGCTTCCTCACAATCTACT CGGGAACTAGAGGCTGAGATGAAAAGATTGAAGTTGGAATTAAAGCAAACCATGGATATGTATAGCTCAGCCTGTAAAGAGGCAATCTCAGCCAAGAACAAG GCGAGAGAACTTAGTCAATGGAAGCAAGATGAGGCACGTAAGTTTGAGGAAGTCAGGCTAGCTGAAGAGGCCGCTCTAGCTATGGCTGAGATGGAGAAAGCCAAGTGCAAAGCTGCCATTGAAGCAGCAGAGGCAGCACAAAAGCTAGCCGAAAGAGAAGCCCAGAGAAGAAAACAGGCTGAAATCAAGGCCAAACGAGAGGCAGAAGAGAAAAAACGAGCATTGTGTGCTTTAGCTCAGAATGACGTCCGATATAGAAAATACACTATAGAGGAGATTGAAGAGTCTACTGAAAGGTTCTCTGAAAAATTGAAGGTTGGAGAAGGTGGATACGGTCCTGTTTATGTAGGCAAACTTGATCATACAGATGTTGCGATTAAAGTTTTAAGACCCGACGCTGCTCAAGGACGGAAGCAATTCCAGCAAGAG GTGGAGGTCCTTTGTTCTATTAGACATCCAAACATGGTCCTTCTTCTTGGGGCATGCCCTGAGTATGGTTGCTTAGTATATGAGTACATGCAGAATGGGAGCTTAGAAGACAGACTTTTCCGGAGAGGGAATACTCCTCCATTATCTTGGAGACGACGATTCAAAATATCTGCTGAAATTGCTACTGcactcctttttcttcaccAAGCAAAGCCAGATCCGCTCGTGCATAGGGACCTTAAACCAGCTAACATTCTCTTGGACCGCAATTTTGTGAGCAAAATCAGTGATGTTGGCCTGGCCCGGTTAGTCCCACCTTCTGTAGTTGATCAAGTCACTCAATATCACCTGACTTCAGCAGCTGGCACATTTTGTTACATTGATCCCGAGTATCAACAAACAGGAAAGTTAACGACGAAATCGGATATTTACTCGTTTGGAATAATGTTACTTCAAATCATTACTGCCAAGCCTCCAATGGGTCTGGCTCACCATGTGCAAAGGGCTATTGAGAAAGAGAGGTTTGATGAGATGCTGGATCCTACAATTCCAGATTGTCCATTGGAGGAGGCTATAAGTTTTGCAAAACTGGCATTGAATTGCGCTGAACTGAGGAAGAGAGACAGGCCAGATCTTGGAACAGTTATAGTTCCAGAGCTGAACAGGTTAAGAGATCTTGGGAGGAGTTCTGACAAACGTGAAAGCCGGAGTCTACTTCTACGCTCTTCTGCATCAAGTTCCAATTCGAGGCCACAGTCATCAAATGAG GATTCCACCGTATGA
- the LOC111804911 gene encoding U-box domain-containing protein 51-like isoform X1, with product MPPHPPEDGIPLNTTAVAIDKDKNSQHAVRWAIDHLVINNPIIILIHVRHKAYQNHQDAGDSENGETDAQQLFVPYRGYCARKGVQLKEVVLDEPDIPKALVDYVHKNCVNNFVVGASTRSALARKFKGPDVPTSVIKIAPEFCSVYVISKGKIISARAALRPVANTAMPPKQPSPLGVQPIALPDSSSEQENGAKGQPAKEGWKCAGSDRMLNERNGGKPAKALTRERPKTSPSNISIENVEVSNRGPRSSFSRDSVSDDNLLNAQMPFGSLDVNAQNLDFSTTSNLSTDSASSQSTRELEAEMKRLKLELKQTMDMYSSACKEAISAKNKARELSQWKQDEARKFEEVRLAEEAALAMAEMEKAKCKAAIEAAEAAQKLAEREAQRRKQAEIKAKREAEEKKRALCALAQNDVRYRKYTIEEIEESTERFSEKLKVGEGGYGPVYVGKLDHTDVAIKVLRPDAAQGRKQFQQEVEVLCSIRHPNMVLLLGACPEYGCLVYEYMQNGSLEDRLFRRGNTPPLSWRRRFKISAEIATALLFLHQAKPDPLVHRDLKPANILLDRNFVSKISDVGLARLVPPSVVDQVTQYHLTSAAGTFCYIDPEYQQTGKLTTKSDIYSFGIMLLQIITAKPPMGLAHHVQRAIEKERFDEMLDPTIPDCPLEEAISFAKLALNCAELRKRDRPDLGTVIVPELNRLRDLGRSSDKRESRSLLLRSSASSSNSRPQSSNEDSTV from the exons ATGCCTCCGCATCCACCGGAAGATGGGATTCCCTTGAACACCACGGCGGTGGCCATTGACAAGGATAAGAACAGCCAACACGCCGTCCGTTGGGCTATTGATCATCTGGTCATAAACAACCCGATTATCATTCTCATCCATGTTAGGCATAAAGCTTATCAAAATCATC AGGACGCGGGCGATTCTGAAAATGGTGAAACTGATGCGCAGCAGCTGTTTGTTCCCTATCGTGGATATTGTGCTCGTAAAGGG GTTCAGCTGAAGGAGGTTGTTCTTGACGAACCTGATATTCCCAAAGCGCTCGTTGACTACGTTCACAAGAATTGTGTCAACAATTTTGTAGTTGGAGCTTCAACAAGGAGTGCTCTAGCAAG GAAATTTAAAGGCCCTGATGTTCCAACCAGCGTAATAAAAATTGCCCCAGAATTTTGTTCTGTGTACGTAATATCAAAAgggaagataatatctgcgaGGGCAGCTCTTCGGCCAGTGGCTAATACTGCCATGCCACCGAAACAACCGTCGCCGCTTGGAGTTCAGCCAATTGCTCTACCAGACAGCAGCAGTGAACAAGAAAACGGAGCCAA AGGGCAACCAGCGAAGGAAGGATGGAAATGTGCAGGTTCAGATAGAATGCTCAACGAAAGAAATGGTGGAAAGCCAGCAAAAGCGTTGACCCGTGAGAGACCGAAAACTTCTCCGTCTAATATATCAATAGAAAATGTAGAGGTTTCGAATCGAGGGCCTAGGTCTTCATTTAGCCGTGATTCAGTCTCTGATGACAATCTGTTGAATGCACAGATGCCTTTTGGTTCATTGGACGTGAATGctcaaaatttagatttcaGTACTACCTCAAATTTGTCAACGGACTCTGCTTCCTCACAATCTACT CGGGAACTAGAGGCTGAGATGAAAAGATTGAAGTTGGAATTAAAGCAAACCATGGATATGTATAGCTCAGCCTGTAAAGAGGCAATCTCAGCCAAGAACAAG GCGAGAGAACTTAGTCAATGGAAGCAAGATGAGGCACGTAAGTTTGAGGAAGTCAGGCTAGCTGAAGAGGCCGCTCTAGCTATGGCTGAGATGGAGAAAGCCAAGTGCAAAGCTGCCATTGAAGCAGCAGAGGCAGCACAAAAGCTAGCCGAAAGAGAAGCCCAGAGAAGAAAACAGGCTGAAATCAAGGCCAAACGAGAGGCAGAAGAGAAAAAACGAGCATTGTGTGCTTTAGCTCAGAATGACGTCCGATATAGAAAATACACTATAGAGGAGATTGAAGAGTCTACTGAAAGGTTCTCTGAAAAATTGAAGGTTGGAGAAGGTGGATACGGTCCTGTTTATGTAGGCAAACTTGATCATACAGATGTTGCGATTAAAGTTTTAAGACCCGACGCTGCTCAAGGACGGAAGCAATTCCAGCAAGAG GTGGAGGTCCTTTGTTCTATTAGACATCCAAACATGGTCCTTCTTCTTGGGGCATGCCCTGAGTATGGTTGCTTAGTATATGAGTACATGCAGAATGGGAGCTTAGAAGACAGACTTTTCCGGAGAGGGAATACTCCTCCATTATCTTGGAGACGACGATTCAAAATATCTGCTGAAATTGCTACTGcactcctttttcttcaccAAGCAAAGCCAGATCCGCTCGTGCATAGGGACCTTAAACCAGCTAACATTCTCTTGGACCGCAATTTTGTGAGCAAAATCAGTGATGTTGGCCTGGCCCGGTTAGTCCCACCTTCTGTAGTTGATCAAGTCACTCAATATCACCTGACTTCAGCAGCTGGCACATTTTGTTACATTGATCCCGAGTATCAACAAACAGGAAAGTTAACGACGAAATCGGATATTTACTCGTTTGGAATAATGTTACTTCAAATCATTACTGCCAAGCCTCCAATGGGTCTGGCTCACCATGTGCAAAGGGCTATTGAGAAAGAGAGGTTTGATGAGATGCTGGATCCTACAATTCCAGATTGTCCATTGGAGGAGGCTATAAGTTTTGCAAAACTGGCATTGAATTGCGCTGAACTGAGGAAGAGAGACAGGCCAGATCTTGGAACAGTTATAGTTCCAGAGCTGAACAGGTTAAGAGATCTTGGGAGGAGTTCTGACAAACGTGAAAGCCGGAGTCTACTTCTACGCTCTTCTGCATCAAGTTCCAATTCGAGGCCACAGTCATCAAATGAG GATTCCACCGTATGA
- the LOC111805408 gene encoding probable protein phosphatase 2C 53 — protein sequence MEEMSSAVVVPFRVGNSVCDNPNMAATPMDITRLKLMADTAGLLSDSVTKASDDSIEVVSDDCKSSNGEEEIGIAAVSVTNDDKCESVPLSVVLSQSSSNWVAADETISVGCEEDDCLSLEGEQIYDSSCSHSVVSETSSICGDDFLGSEVSFFEAFDSITNAKDVSCVEIAAKGNIASSSSAVVSLEDDVGACNNVVLQLPIEERASEPVSRSVFEVDCVPLWGFTSVCGRRPEMEDAVATVPKFSELPVQMLVGDRVFDGSSKAIAHQTVHFFGVYDGHGGSQVANYCRERMHLALSEEIELAKQDIAAGNIKDDCHELWRKAFTKCFVKVDAEIGGGPGVEPVAPETVGSTAVVAIICASHIIVANCGDSRAVLCRRKEPMALSVDHKPNREDEYERIEAAGGKVIQWNGHRVFGVLAMSRSIGDRYLKPWIIPEPEVMFIPRAKDDECLVLASDGLWDVMSNEEVCDLARRRILLWHKKNGVSLPSERGVGIDPAAQAAAEYLSKRALQKGSKDNITIVVIDLKAHWKFKTKS from the exons ATGGAGGAGATGTCCTCAGCGGTTGTGGTGCCATTTAGGGTAGGTAATTCAGTCTGTGATAACCCCAACATGGCAGCTACCCCCATGGATATCACAAGACTTAAGCTCATGGCAGATACTGCCGGTTTGTTATCCGACTCTGTGACGAAGGCTTCGGATGATTCGATTGAAGTAGTTTCTGATGATTGTAAGAGTTCTAATGGGGAGGAAGAGATTGGTATTGCTGCTGTTTCGGTTACGAATGATGATAAGTGCGAAAGCGTTCCGTTGTCGGTTGTGTTATCTCAAAGTAGTAGCAATTGGGTTGCGGCGGATGAGACGATATCGGTTGGatgtgaagaagatgattgtTTATCTTTAGAGGGTGAACAGATTTATGATAGTTCTTGTTCACATTCAGTGGTTAGTGAAACTAGCAGCATTTGTGGTGATGATTTTTTAGGTTCTGAGGTGTCGTTTTTCGAAGCGTTTGATTCGATTACCAATGCGAAGGACGTTAGTTGTGTCGAGATTGCAGCGAAAGGTAATATTGCGAGTTCTTCTTCTGCAGTTGTTAGCCTTGAAGATGATGTTGGAGCATGTAATAACGTGGTTCTTCAGCTGCCTATTGAGGAAAGGGCGAGCGAACCGGTTAGTCGAAGCGTTTTCGAGGTAGATTGTGTACCCCTTTGGGGATTTACGTCGGTATGTGGAAGAAGACCCGAGATGGAAGATGCTGTAGCAACGGTACCTAAGTTTTCAGAACTTCCTGTTCAAATGCTTGTTGGTGACCGAGTTTTCGATGGCTCGAGCAAGGCTATAGCTCATCAAACCGTTCATTTTTTCGGGGTTTACGATGGTCATGGTGGTTCTCAG GTCGCTAATTATTGTCGTGAACGTATGCATTTGGCTTTATCTGAGGAGATAGAACTTGCTAAGCAAGATATAGCTGCTGGTAATATAAAGGATGATTGTCATGAGCTATGGAGAAAGGCATTCACCAAATGCTTTGTAAAAGTTGATGCTGAAATTGGAGGGGGACCTGGTGTTGAGCCTGTTGCACCAGAAACTGTTGGCTCCACTGCTGTTGTTGCCATTATCTGTGCATCTCATATCATTGTTGCAAATTGTGGCGACTCGAGAGCTGTTCTTTGTCGTCGGAAGGAGCCGATGGCATTGTCCGTGGATCACAAA CCGAACAGAGAAGATGAATATGAACGGATTGAAGCTGCAGGTGGGAAGGTCATACAGTGGAACGGGCACCGTGTTTTTGGTGTTCTAGCGATGTCGAGATCGATCG GTGATAGATACTTGAAACCATGGATCATCCCGGAGCCAGAAGTGATGTTCATCCCTCGAGCGAAAGACGACGAATGTCTCGTTCTAGCCAGCGATGGTTTATGGGACGTGATGTCAAACGAAGAGGTATGCGACCTGGCTCGAAGACGAATCCTTCTTTGGCACAAGAAGAACGGTGTCAGTTTACCTTCTGAGAGAGGGGTGGGGATTGATCCTGCAGCCCAAGCAGCTGCGGAATACCTCTCGAAACGAGCTCTTCAAAAGGGCAGCAAAGACAACATCACGATCGTCGTGATCGATTTGAAAGCTCATTGGAAGTTCAAGACGAAATCATAA
- the LOC111805409 gene encoding probable WRKY transcription factor 50 — translation MSYNSNQHLVMSENDLPEQPGFEFTDWMFDRWLDENSPPLVDSAMYPVYQSGEIEEFVGSTIQQGEPSSRDSGREREVRERFAFKTKSEVEVLDDGFKWRKYGKKMVKNSPNPRNYYKCSVEGCPVKKRVERDREDPKYVITTYEGVHTHESS, via the exons ATGTCTTACAATAGTAACCAGCACCTTGTTATGTCGGAGAACGATCTTCCCGAGCAGCCGGGGTTCGAGTTTACGGACTGGATGTTCGATAGGTGGCTCGATGAAAACTCTCCGCCTCTGGTCGACTCGGCGATGTACCCGGTTTATCAGTCGGGGGAGATTGAGGAGTTTGTTGGAAGCACAATTCAGCAAGGAGAACCTAGCAGTA GAGACAgtgggagagagagggaagtTAGAGAAAGATTTGCATTCAAGACCAAATCAGAAGTTGAGGTTCTAGATGATGGTTTCAAGTGGAGGAAGTATGGAAAGAAGATGGTGAAGAACAGCCCAAATCCGAG GAACTACTACAAATGCTCGGTCGAAGGCTGCCCAGTGAAGAAGAGAGTCGAGAGAGATCGAGAGGATCCAAAATACGTGATAACGACTTACGAGGGTGTTCATACTCATGAAAGTTcttga